The Acidobacteriota bacterium genome contains the following window.
CCGGCGGTGACGGCATCGCCTCCGACCTGATGTGGCGGGAGTTGCGGATCACCGATCAGAAAAAGCCGGTCATCGCGTCCATGTCTGATGTGGCCGCCTCCGGCGGTTATTACATCGGCATGGGCTGCCGCCGGATTGTTGCGGAACCCGCCACCATCACGGGTTCCATCGGCGTAGTCAATGCCAAGTTCAACATGAAGGGGATGTACGACTGGCTGCAGCTCCGGTTTGAGACCGTCAAACGCGGCCAGTGGGCCGACATGATGGACGACACCCGCGGGATGACGCCGGCCGAGCGAGAACGTTTTGCCGCCATGACCCGCGGCTTCTACGAGCGGTTCGTGCAGAAGGCGGCCGACAGCCGAAAAAAGAAGTTTGCGGAACTGGAACCGTTCGCTCAGGGGCGCGTCTGGCTCGGTTCGGAAGCCATTCAGCATGGTCTGGTGGACGACCTGGGCGGCCTCGAAGCGGCCGTTGCCGTCGCCAAAAAAGAGGCGGGGATCCCGGCCGGCCGGTCTGTGAGAATCGTGGAATATCCCGTGCCAAAGAAGCTGTTCGAGCAGATCATGGAATCCATGGCGGAGACGCAGCTGGCCAGGGTTCACCCCGGCTTGCGCCAGGATCTGGCCTTCCTCGGGCGGTTTGTCCTGCCGGGTCCTGGAGCCATGCTGGCGGTAATGCCATACGCGCTGGACATCCACTGAGATGATTTCCCGGGGCGGGGCGCGGCGCGCCCGCCCCGTTTGTCGCCGGCCGCCTGGCGGGTCGGGTGGCCGGTACCTGTCGGATTCTGAAAAGCGGGCAAGCATCCCATGACAGCCCTGCACATCCAGCGGTATTTCTGGTTGGCGCTGATCGTGATTCTGCAAGCGACGTCGGGCGCGGTGGTGCGCCGGACGGCACGAGTGGACATCACGGCGCCGACTGACATTTGGCTGCTGCAGAAGCTGGGCGCAGATATCGACCGCGTGGACGGCCGGACCGTCCATGTCTATGTCAGTTCTGAGGAATTCGAGAAAACAAGCGCCTTGGGGCTGGCTATCGCCTGGGAAGCCGACCCGGCCGCCGAACGGTTCCGCACCCTTCTGGCGCAGGGGAAGCATTCGGGTGATCCCCTGGAGGCGTACCATGATTACGACGAGTTGACCGCGGAGCTCCAGAGCCTGGCGGCGAGCCGACCCGACATCTGCCTTTTGCTCTCGGCCGGTCGCTCAGTCCAGAACCGGGAGCTCTGGGTGCTGAAGATTTCCGATCACCCGGCCAGTGAGGAGGACGAGCCGGAGTGTCGCTATATCTCCACCATCCACGGTGACGAACCCGTCGGTACGGAAATGCTCATCTATCTCTGCCGTCACCTGATCGACCAGTACGGCGTGGATGTCGCCATCACCGAGCTGGTTGACGAAACGGAGATCTATATCCTCCCCCTGCTCAACCCTGACGGCAACGCTTTGGGATCCCGGTACAACGCCAACGGTGTGGATCTTAACCGAGATTTTCCGGACCGGATCACCGACCCTGACAACACGCCGACAGGCCGCGAAGCGGAAACGCTGCGCGTCATGACCTTCTTCGGTGATCACAGCCCGGTGATATCCGCCAATTTTCACGGTGGTGCCCTGGTGATGAACTATCCCTGGGACAGCTCCACGCTCCCTTCGGGCATGTATGCCGCCTGCCCCGACGACGACGTGTTCATCCATCTCGCCGAGACGTACGCAGCGGCCAATCCGCCGATGTGGGACAGCCCCTACTTCGAACATGGCATCACCAACGGCAACGACTGGTACGCGCTGTTTGGCGGACTCCAGGACTGGAGCTACAACTGGATGGGCTGTATGGACCTGACGGGTGAGATCAGCAATGACAAATGGCCAGATGCCGCCGCCCTGGACGAACTTTGGGAAGACAACCGGACGAGCATGGTCGCCTACCTGGCGGAGTGTCACCGGGGCGTTCGCGGTCTGGTGACCGACGCCGATTCCGGGCTACCCGTGGCAGCCGTTATCACCGTGACGGGCCGGGACATGCCGTTCTACACCGATCCCGACGTGGGCGATTTTCACCGCTGCCTCCTGCCCGGAGTGTATCGGCTGCAGTTCGAAGCCGACGGCTACCAGCCGGCGGTGGTCGACGGGGTCGTGGTCGAAGAAGGTCCGGCGACCCGCGTGGATGTATCCATGGCCGCCTTGGCGAGGCTGGAGCTTGCCGACGTGGGCGTGGCGGAGATCGAAGGCAACGGCGACGCGTTCCTGGACCCGGGGGAAACCTGGGGTGTGGCGCTCTCCGTTAGGAATGGCGGCACGAAGTCTGTCGATGATGTGTCCGTCACGCTGGAAGTGGCCGATGGTCCGGCCTCTGTCCGCAGCGGCGCCGCGGCAGTAGGTATGCTGGCTCCCGGCGCCGTCGTCGCAGTCGCCGCCGGCGACCTGCGCTTTCAGATCAGCGGAGGGGCATCGTGCGCGGCGGAAGTCGTGTTGCGGGTGATCGTCGAGTCCAGTCAGGGGTCGGCGACGGACACGTTCATTGCCGTGCTGGGTGAAGAAACGGGATGGACGTTCAATGCAGCCGATGTTCCGAGACCGATCCCGGACGGCGATCCCGCCGGAACCGTCACCTGGATCGCCGTGCCTGATTTGGAGGGCGCGGTGGCCGCCGTGACGGTCCAGGTGGACGTCGCGCATCCCTATGTCAGCGATCTGATACTGTCTCTGTTTGGTCCGGACGGGACGATGGTCGAACTGTCCAGCGGGAACGGCGGGTCCGGGGATGATTACATCCACACGGTTTTTGACCAGCAGGCCGGTACCGTCATCACCGCGGGTCAGGCGCCGTTCACGGGCGAATATCGCCCTGAAGGCTCTCTGGATGTGTTGCGCGGCGTGGCAGCCGAGGGCCTGTGGGGCCTGGCGGCGGTGGATGAACGGCAACCGGATGCCGGGACGATCACGGGCTGGTCGGTGACGCTGTCGGTGCGGACGTGCCGGCGGTACGCCACCGGCGACGTGGACAGCGACGGCGTGTTGACGGCGGCTGATCTGGCCTTGCTCGCGGGGTATCTGGCCGGCAATGTGCCTGCCGGGGCCATCGATCCGGCCGAGGGAGACCTGGACAACAGCGGCGGCGTTTCCGCCGCGGATCTCTATCTTCTGAAGCGGCGGCTCTGAGCAGCGGGCTCCGGCGGCGGCAGGCGATCGAGGAAGCGCGCCAGGTCGTCCGGCAGGGGGGCGTGAAATTCCATTTCCTGGCCCGTCCAGGGATTGAGAAAGCGCAGCCGCCGGGCGTGCAGGAAAAAGCGGCCGGGCAGGGAGATGGTCCGCACGGCGCCGCCCTGCCGGATCCGGATGGGCCGGTTGCCGCCGTACAGGGTGTCACCGACGACGGGATGACTCCGGGCCGACAGGTGGACGCGGATCTGATGGGTTCGGCCCGTGTGGAGCACCACGCGCAGCAGCGTCAGGCCGGCATACGTCTGCTCCACGAACCACTCGGTGCGGGAAGCCCGCCCCCGCGGTGCGTGAACGGTCATCTTCATGCGATGGACGGGGTGCCGGCCGATGGGCAGGTCGATGATCCCGTGCGGCGCCTCCATGGCGCCGTACACCAGCGCAACGTACTCCTTATAAATCTCGCGCTTCTGGAACATCGCCGACAGTCGCAGCATGCTCTCCTCGGTCCGGGTGACCAGGAGCAGCCCGGATGTTTCCTTGTCCAGGCGGTGGATGATGCCGGGCCGGAGGGACTCGGTGCCCGGCAGACGTCCGAAATGGTGGACCAGTGCGTTGGCCAGCGTTCCGTCGGCCACGCCCGCGCCCGGGTGCACCACCAGGCCGGCGGGCTTGTTGACCACGATGAGCCGCTCGTCTTCGTACATGATCTCGAGCGGCAGCGCCTGGGCCTGGATCCGGAGCGGCTCACGGGGCGTCAGGCGGAGAACCACCTTGTCGCCGGGCCGCAGCGTTGCGCTCGGTTTCACCGGCAGTCCGTTCACGGTGAGCAGGCCCTCATGGATGGTCTTTTGCAGCAGGGCGCGACTGACGCCGTCCACGTGGAAGAGAACCGCGCGATCCACGCGCAGCCCGGCGTCGTCGGGTCCGGCGGTGAATTTTTTAATGCGCTCCATGCGGCCTCCGGGATCCGGCCCAGGTGCAGAAAACGCCCAGCAGGATCAGGGCGGAGCCGGCCAGCAAGGATGGCGAGACGGCCTCGCGCAGGAAGATCCAGCCGGCGATCATCGCCACGATGGGGGTGATGAAGGTCATCATCGCCACCCGAGTGGTATCCACCCGCTTCAGCAGCCAATAGTAAGCAATGAACGAGATGACCGTGCCAAAGATCACCAGGTAGAGCGTAGCCAGCACCCCCTCGGCGGTCCATGCGCTGGGCGTCCGTCGTTCAGCCAGCAGCCAGATAACCCAGACCAGGATGTTCCCGTACAGCATGCCCAGGCCGTTGAACATCACCAGCGGCACGGTGTTGCGCAGCAGCAGGCGCTTACCCACGATGTTGCTGACGGCGGAAGCCAGGCTGGCGCCGAGAATCATCATTACGCCCAGCGGGGATTCGCTGCCGCCCAGCTCTTGGCGAAACAGCACAAAGATACCGACAAAACCAATAACGACTCCAACGAGTTTCAGCACACCCAGCCGTTCGTCGGGCAGGCCGAAGTGGGCCAGGAGGGCGATGTAGAACGGAAACGTCGCGAACACGATTGCCGTCAGCCCCGAAGATATCCATTGTTCGCCGATATAGACCAGCAGGTAGCTGACACAGAATGAAAACGTGCCGACGACAGCAATGCTGAGATGGGTGTTGCGGTCCCGGGGTATGGCTTCGCTGCGGAGCCGCGCCAGGACAAGCAGCAGGGCGGCCGAAACGGCAAAGCGGATGGCGACGCCGAACACGGGCGGGATCGTGGTCAGAGACAGCTTGATGGCAAGCCAAGTGGTGCCCCAGAACAGACACAACAGAAAGAAAATGCCAATTTCCAGTCGGTTGGCGGCAAGCGTTGCGGGCATGGGTGCAACCGTGGCAGATTCGGGTCAGACGCTCAAGATCTGGTAGAAAAAGAGCACACCGATGACTATCAGAACCAGGCCGCTGTATCGGAGCATCCGAATCAGCTTGGTTTGCGTGGCTTCCGGCGGGCCGTTCCGTCGCCAGACGCCGAGCAGGACGCGCGGGATGACAACAAAATCCACCAGGCCGGCGATTAAAAAAACGTAACTGATCAGTGTGTTTGTGGACATGAGCGTGGCGCACCGCGGGCGACGGATTGCCCGCATGGCGGGGCGGCTGCGGCGCGCCTCATGTATACCACATTCACGCCGGCAGAGGCAAAGAATCTCCCGGCCGGGACACGGGGACGGCGCTCCGAGAACGAGTCCGCCGGCTGAAACATTTTGCACATGGCGGGAGGCTCCCCTATAATGAGGCGACACCATGAACCCCGGGCGCGACCGGCCCGGGTCCGGAACCGGGGGAGATCGTCAGACGGCGCGGCCAGCCGGCCGGTGCCGCGTCAAAGGAGACACGCCGTGCGCAAACTGCACCTGATTCTGCTGCTGCTCTTCTGCGGGGCAACGGTGACGGGGGTTGTGGCCCAGGCCCAAACCCAAACCCGCAAGGTCAGTATCGACGGGTTGATTTACGATCTGAAGCATCCAGACCCGGACCGGCGAGTGGAAGCGGCCCGGCTGCTCGGCGTCCACAAGCTGAACCAGTCGGTCCCGGCGCTCATCGAGGCGGCGGCCGATCCTCAACCGTCCGTCCGGCTGGCGGTGCTCGAAGCATTGGCGAAGATCCGTGACCCCCGCGCGCTGCATACCTACATCACCCTCACCGCGGATTCTGAAGCCAACATCCGCCAGAAGGCGATCGCCGCCCTGTTGGAGGTCTACGTGGTCGACGAGAGCGGCTTTGTCGCTGGAACGCGAAAGGTGATCGAATTCCTCAACCCGTTCGACAGCGACTACAACACGCTGGTGGTGGAACCGTACGTACCCGTCTCGGCGGATGCGGTCCGGGCCCTGGCCCAGCGACTTGAGGATCCCGAAACGGGCGTGCGCAAGGCCGCCGTGATGGGCCTGGGCACCCTCCGGGGTCGGGCGGCATTGCCGCAGATGAAGGATGTCTTGTCCCGGGAACCGGAAAACGGCATCAAGATTGAATACTTCCGCTCGTTTTACAAGATCGGCGACCCGGACGCGTGCGGCCGGCTCGTTCCGTACGTGAACGATCCCGACAAGGCGGTTCACGACGAGGCGATTCTCACCAGCGGCCTGCTGCGCTGCAAGGAGTCGGTGGATGCCGTCATGGACATCTACCAGATGGGGATCAAGGAACGCGAAAAGGTGTTTGGCGTCATCCCCGCTTCCTCGTCCGATGACCTCCAGATCAAATGCCTGCAGGCGCTGGCCCTGATAGGCGATGACCGGGCGGCCAAGTTGTACCTGCCGGCACTGCGGCACGATAAGGAGGATTTCCGTGTTGCCGCAGCAGAAGGATTGGCCCGGTTGGCCGATCCCCAGTATGAGCCGGTGCTGGTGGAGCGCTCCGCCGGCGCCCGGGGGAAGCGATTTCAGCTGGCGCTCGCCTATGCGTTCTATCGTCTGGGTCACAAGGAGCGGTTGCAGGACATGGTGCGTGAGCTGGGCGGCATGAAACACGGCGACCAGATGTTCAGCTATCTTGTGGAACTGACGCCCGATCAGCTGGCCGACCTGTACCCGCATCTTCGTGCCAGCAAGGGCAAGACCCGCATTCGCATCCTCGAAGCTGTCGGGGTGGCGGGGGCGGTGCAGAATCTGGCCGAAGTCCAGTCATACACCCACGACAGCGACGCCAATGTGGCGTCGGCGGCGATGGTGGCGGTCCGGCGGATCCAGGCGCGGCAAGGCCTCTGACGGGTGCGGCCAGCGAGGGAATGGAGCGCGCGCGTGGCGTATCGCGATCTGCATGAATTCATCACGGCTCTGGAACAGGCGGGCCAGCTTCGGCGCGTCCGTGAGAGCGTGTCACCAGTACTGGAGATCACCGAGATCGCCGACCGGGTAGTCAAGGCCGGCGGTCCGGCGCTCCTGTTTGAGA
Protein-coding sequences here:
- a CDS encoding EamA family transporter, with the translated sequence MPATLAANRLEIGIFFLLCLFWGTTWLAIKLSLTTIPPVFGVAIRFAVSAALLLVLARLRSEAIPRDRNTHLSIAVVGTFSFCVSYLLVYIGEQWISSGLTAIVFATFPFYIALLAHFGLPDERLGVLKLVGVVIGFVGIFVLFRQELGGSESPLGVMMILGASLASAVSNIVGKRLLLRNTVPLVMFNGLGMLYGNILVWVIWLLAERRTPSAWTAEGVLATLYLVIFGTVISFIAYYWLLKRVDTTRVAMMTFITPIVAMIAGWIFLREAVSPSLLAGSALILLGVFCTWAGSRRPHGAH
- a CDS encoding RluA family pseudouridine synthase: MERIKKFTAGPDDAGLRVDRAVLFHVDGVSRALLQKTIHEGLLTVNGLPVKPSATLRPGDKVVLRLTPREPLRIQAQALPLEIMYEDERLIVVNKPAGLVVHPGAGVADGTLANALVHHFGRLPGTESLRPGIIHRLDKETSGLLLVTRTEESMLRLSAMFQKREIYKEYVALVYGAMEAPHGIIDLPIGRHPVHRMKMTVHAPRGRASRTEWFVEQTYAGLTLLRVVLHTGRTHQIRVHLSARSHPVVGDTLYGGNRPIRIRQGGAVRTISLPGRFFLHARRLRFLNPWTGQEMEFHAPLPDDLARFLDRLPPPEPAAQSRRFRR
- a CDS encoding HEAT repeat domain-containing protein; translated protein: MRKLHLILLLLFCGATVTGVVAQAQTQTRKVSIDGLIYDLKHPDPDRRVEAARLLGVHKLNQSVPALIEAAADPQPSVRLAVLEALAKIRDPRALHTYITLTADSEANIRQKAIAALLEVYVVDESGFVAGTRKVIEFLNPFDSDYNTLVVEPYVPVSADAVRALAQRLEDPETGVRKAAVMGLGTLRGRAALPQMKDVLSREPENGIKIEYFRSFYKIGDPDACGRLVPYVNDPDKAVHDEAILTSGLLRCKESVDAVMDIYQMGIKEREKVFGVIPASSSDDLQIKCLQALALIGDDRAAKLYLPALRHDKEDFRVAAAEGLARLADPQYEPVLVERSAGARGKRFQLALAYAFYRLGHKERLQDMVRELGGMKHGDQMFSYLVELTPDQLADLYPHLRASKGKTRIRILEAVGVAGAVQNLAEVQSYTHDSDANVASAAMVAVRRIQARQGL
- a CDS encoding S49 family peptidase, coding for GGDGIASDLMWRELRITDQKKPVIASMSDVAASGGYYIGMGCRRIVAEPATITGSIGVVNAKFNMKGMYDWLQLRFETVKRGQWADMMDDTRGMTPAERERFAAMTRGFYERFVQKAADSRKKKFAELEPFAQGRVWLGSEAIQHGLVDDLGGLEAAVAVAKKEAGIPAGRSVRIVEYPVPKKLFEQIMESMAETQLARVHPGLRQDLAFLGRFVLPGPGAMLAVMPYALDIH